A region of the Aggregicoccus sp. 17bor-14 genome:
TGCCAGCGCCACCGCCGCGCTCGCCATGCTCGTGGCCGAGCGGCCGATGGCCGTCTCCGTGCGCACCCGCTTCGCGCAGCCGAAGGCCGCGGCGCACACCCGGGTGAGCTCGCCGCGCACGGCGCCTGCGCCCTGCGCCCGCTCGAAGGCCTCCTTCACCTGGCCGAGGATCTGCGCCTCGCCCAGCACCATCGAGTCCAGGCTCGAGGCCACGCGGAAAAGGTGCACCAGCGCCGCCTCGCCGCGGTGCTCGTAGAGGTGGTCCAGCGCCTCGGGGCCGCCGAGCAGGCTCAGCTGCGCGCGCGCCTGCTCGCGCGCCGCGTCCCCGTCCTGCGCCGCCACGTACAGCTCCACCCGGTTGCAGGTGGACACCACCAGCGCCTCGGAGGGCGCCTGCGCGAGCCGCTGGGTGAGCTCCACCTGGCGCGGCTCCGGCAAGGCGAGCCGCTCGCGCACCGCGAGGGGCGCGCTACGGTGGGAGAGGCCGATGCAGAGCAGTTCCATGACGTCCGTGCCCCGGTGACTCAGTGCAGACCGCCGGCGGAGAGCGCGGGGGTATACGAAGAGAGGAAGGAGACCAGCAGCAGGCCGAAGCCCGCCATGGTGAGCAGCGCCACGCGCCGCCCCTGCCAGCCCGCGAAGACGCGCGCGTTGAGCAGCAGCGCGAAGACCACCCAGGCCCCGAGCGTCACCACCTGCTTGAGATCCCAGGTCCAGAACAGCCCCGGCGTGCCGCTCGCGAAGAAGATGCCCGTCACCAGCGTCACCGACAGGGCGATGAAGCCCCAGATGACGAGGCTGCGGTTGAGCCGGTCGAGGAACTCGAGCGAGGGCATGCGCGCGAAGAGCAGCCCGAAGTGCTTGCTCTTCACCTGCCGCTCCATCACCAGGTACATCACCGCCACGGCCGCGGCGACCGCGAAGGCCGCGAGCCCCAGCAGCGCGATGAGCACGTGCACCGGCAGCAGCGGCCCGCGCAGCGTGGCGGGCAAGGGCGCCGCCGAGCCGCGCATCAGCAGCCCGGGCAGCATGATCATCACCGCGAGCGGCGTCACGAAGGCGCCCAGCACCGGGCGCCGGTAGCGCAGATCCAACCCGAGGAAGATGGCCAGCAGCAGGAAGGCCAGCATGGACAGCCCGTTGGCGAGCCCGGCCGGTGCGCCGCCCTCCGCCCCCAGCAGCGCCCCCAGCCCCACCGCGTGCAGCCCGAGTCCCAGCCCCACCAGCACGCGCCCCGCCGTGGCGAGCCGCGGGGACTGGCGCACCAGGAACGCGAGGTACACCAGGGCCGCGACGATGTAGGCGTGGGCGGCGAGCGAGGCGAGGGTGTGACTCATGGGGGCGCTCGGTGAGAGCTGGAGAGGAGCTGTGGAAGAACGACTAACTCAAATGGGACGGCGCATCATCCCATCTTGTTGAGCA
Encoded here:
- a CDS encoding inner membrane protein YpjD, with amino-acid sequence MSHTLASLAAHAYIVAALVYLAFLVRQSPRLATAGRVLVGLGLGLHAVGLGALLGAEGGAPAGLANGLSMLAFLLLAIFLGLDLRYRRPVLGAFVTPLAVMIMLPGLLMRGSAAPLPATLRGPLLPVHVLIALLGLAAFAVAAAVAVMYLVMERQVKSKHFGLLFARMPSLEFLDRLNRSLVIWGFIALSVTLVTGIFFASGTPGLFWTWDLKQVVTLGAWVVFALLLNARVFAGWQGRRVALLTMAGFGLLLVSFLSSYTPALSAGGLH